One genomic segment of Esox lucius isolate fEsoLuc1 chromosome 15, fEsoLuc1.pri, whole genome shotgun sequence includes these proteins:
- the nkx2.2a gene encoding homeobox protein Nkx-2.2a isoform X1 → MAVVHYSEADWQTVTATFHTFPQNMSLTNTKTGFSVKDILDLPDTNDEEGSITGPEEDNEGSETTKNTGVLVQSPLENVQNLPIKNPFYDSSDNPYTRWLATTDSIQYSLHGLSASSQDSAKSPEPSADESPDNDKETSSNGSDSGKKRKRRVLFSKAQTYELERRFRQQRYLSAPEREHLASLIRLTPTQVKIWFQNHRYKMKRARAEKGMEVTHLPSPRRVAVPVLVRDGKPCHTLKAQDLAATFQAGFPLSAYSAQTLHQMQYNAQYCAATTPQFPSAHHLVQTQQWTW, encoded by the exons cGGATTGGCAAACTGTTACAGCAACATTCCATACATTTCCCCAGAATATGTCGTTGACCAACACAAAGACCGGCTTTTCTGTAAAGGACATTCTGGACCTCCCTGACACCAATGATGAAGAAGGATCTATCACTGGACCGGAGGAAGATAATGAGGGATCGGAGACGACAAAAAATACTGGAGTTTTGGTGCAAAGTCCGTTAGAAAATGTTCAAAATCTGCCTATAAAGAACCCCTTTTATGATAGTAGTGACAATCCTTACACAAGATGGCTTGCAACCACGGACAGCATCCAATACTCAC TGCATGGTCTTTCAGCTAGTTCCCAAGACTCAGCCAAATCCCCGGAACCCTCCGCAGACGAATCGCCAGATAATGACAAGGAAACTTCAAGCAACGGCAGCGACTCCGGTAAGAAGCGAAAAAGAAGAGTGCTGTTTTCCAAGGCACAGACGTACGAACTTGAGCGTCGGTTTAGGCAACAGAGATACCTTTCCGCACCAGAGAGAGAACACCTCGCGAGTTTGATTCGCCTGACACCAACTCAAGTGAAAATTTGGTTCCAGAATCATCGGTACAAAATGAAGAGAGCGCGCGCTGAAAAAGGTATGGAAGTGAcccatctcccctctccccgGCGGGTGGCCGTGCCTGTCTTAGTCAGGGATGGAAAGCCTTGTCATACTCTTAAAGCTCAGGACTTGGCGGCCACTTTTCAGGCTGGATTCCCCCTCTCGGCGTATAGTGCCCAGACCCTTCATCAAATGCAATATAATGCTCAGTACTGCGCCGCCACCACGCCACAATTCCCTTCAGCACATCACTTGGTGCAAACGCAACAGTGGACTTGGTGA
- the nkx2.2a gene encoding homeobox protein Nkx-2.2a isoform X2: protein MSLTNTKTGFSVKDILDLPDTNDEEGSITGPEEDNEGSETTKNTGVLVQSPLENVQNLPIKNPFYDSSDNPYTRWLATTDSIQYSLHGLSASSQDSAKSPEPSADESPDNDKETSSNGSDSGKKRKRRVLFSKAQTYELERRFRQQRYLSAPEREHLASLIRLTPTQVKIWFQNHRYKMKRARAEKGMEVTHLPSPRRVAVPVLVRDGKPCHTLKAQDLAATFQAGFPLSAYSAQTLHQMQYNAQYCAATTPQFPSAHHLVQTQQWTW from the exons ATGTCGTTGACCAACACAAAGACCGGCTTTTCTGTAAAGGACATTCTGGACCTCCCTGACACCAATGATGAAGAAGGATCTATCACTGGACCGGAGGAAGATAATGAGGGATCGGAGACGACAAAAAATACTGGAGTTTTGGTGCAAAGTCCGTTAGAAAATGTTCAAAATCTGCCTATAAAGAACCCCTTTTATGATAGTAGTGACAATCCTTACACAAGATGGCTTGCAACCACGGACAGCATCCAATACTCAC TGCATGGTCTTTCAGCTAGTTCCCAAGACTCAGCCAAATCCCCGGAACCCTCCGCAGACGAATCGCCAGATAATGACAAGGAAACTTCAAGCAACGGCAGCGACTCCGGTAAGAAGCGAAAAAGAAGAGTGCTGTTTTCCAAGGCACAGACGTACGAACTTGAGCGTCGGTTTAGGCAACAGAGATACCTTTCCGCACCAGAGAGAGAACACCTCGCGAGTTTGATTCGCCTGACACCAACTCAAGTGAAAATTTGGTTCCAGAATCATCGGTACAAAATGAAGAGAGCGCGCGCTGAAAAAGGTATGGAAGTGAcccatctcccctctccccgGCGGGTGGCCGTGCCTGTCTTAGTCAGGGATGGAAAGCCTTGTCATACTCTTAAAGCTCAGGACTTGGCGGCCACTTTTCAGGCTGGATTCCCCCTCTCGGCGTATAGTGCCCAGACCCTTCATCAAATGCAATATAATGCTCAGTACTGCGCCGCCACCACGCCACAATTCCCTTCAGCACATCACTTGGTGCAAACGCAACAGTGGACTTGGTGA